In Armatimonadota bacterium, a genomic segment contains:
- a CDS encoding ISAs1 family transposase, translated as MRVKANQPTLYEGIAVLFSSGVETSAPVRRVSKHGGRVEVRQLVASTMLNEWAQWPHLAQVAQLTSWRAEGDQATQETHYLITSLPPEQADPGRLLELSRGHWGIENRLHWVRDVTFDEDRCQVRSGAAPHVMSALRNLVIGVLRCAGASNIAAALRTYAAHPNRALALAAACP; from the coding sequence TTGCGAGTGAAGGCGAACCAACCGACGCTGTATGAGGGGATTGCTGTGTTGTTTTCTTCGGGCGTGGAGACATCCGCGCCGGTGCGCCGCGTGAGCAAGCATGGCGGGCGAGTAGAAGTTCGGCAATTGGTGGCGTCGACGATGCTCAACGAATGGGCACAGTGGCCTCACCTGGCTCAGGTTGCGCAACTGACCAGTTGGCGTGCCGAGGGTGACCAGGCCACGCAAGAGACCCACTATCTCATCACCAGCCTGCCGCCCGAGCAGGCCGATCCGGGCCGCTTGCTGGAGTTGTCGCGGGGACACTGGGGGATCGAGAACCGGCTACACTGGGTGCGCGATGTGACCTTCGACGAAGACCGCTGTCAGGTGCGCAGCGGTGCGGCACCCCACGTGATGTCAGCCCTGCGCAACTTGGTGATCGGCGTGCTGCGCTGCGCCGGGGCGAGCAACATCGCGGCGGCCCTACGTACGTACGCTGCCCATCCAAATCGCGCATTGGCACTTGCTGCCGCTTGTCCATAG
- a CDS encoding putative CRISPR-associated protein produces the protein MATFIVSTVGTSMLTNLRRQFGIDPADYPDEQKALAALRRVDSTDRLCGAEINSIAHLLGQNLSVGTVTQPLHLHFLGSDTQDGEWTVHVLTRYYGTRGEVESVSSQSIAGLSGDDCDKFARTGLRNLVKACARALTSGVGGTQGMTRVINATGGYKAQISFAGLIGQVLKVPVVYLFEQFPRCIELPPLPVGFDRALWIEHYPLFARLSDELMIPANEFASWYIAPEVETLLDRECIDGVEYIALSPILELLHQGFALISPPDLTEPPKADTPVDRRIRVSTKEQGHPPRGVNQCLERLAGLPWVCLASSEGFVNTGERWRVKPGGTPHTNEILVLCGDGNKAQQIRLTTTCTTPQERQWCLEQLKGMF, from the coding sequence TTGGCCACCTTCATCGTCTCAACTGTCGGAACCTCAATGCTCACCAACCTGCGCCGGCAATTCGGCATCGATCCCGCGGACTACCCGGATGAGCAGAAAGCACTCGCGGCTCTGCGCCGGGTGGATTCCACGGACCGGCTGTGCGGCGCCGAGATCAACTCCATCGCACACTTGTTGGGGCAGAACCTCAGCGTCGGGACTGTCACCCAGCCCCTGCACCTGCATTTCCTCGGCTCAGACACGCAGGATGGCGAATGGACTGTCCACGTGCTGACGCGGTACTACGGAACACGCGGCGAAGTGGAATCCGTATCGTCCCAGTCGATCGCGGGGCTTTCCGGCGATGACTGCGACAAGTTCGCGCGCACCGGTCTGCGCAACCTGGTCAAGGCCTGCGCGCGCGCTCTGACGTCTGGTGTCGGCGGGACGCAGGGCATGACGCGCGTCATCAACGCAACCGGCGGCTATAAGGCCCAGATCAGCTTTGCGGGCCTCATCGGCCAAGTGTTGAAGGTGCCGGTGGTGTACCTGTTCGAGCAGTTCCCTCGGTGCATCGAGCTCCCGCCGCTACCTGTGGGCTTCGACCGCGCCCTCTGGATCGAGCACTACCCGCTGTTTGCGCGGCTGTCCGATGAACTCATGATCCCGGCCAATGAGTTCGCGTCGTGGTACATCGCGCCCGAGGTCGAGACGCTGCTCGACCGCGAGTGCATCGACGGCGTCGAGTACATCGCATTGAGCCCAATCCTCGAACTCCTGCACCAGGGCTTTGCGCTCATTTCGCCCCCAGACCTGACCGAACCGCCAAAGGCAGATACACCCGTTGATAGGCGCATCCGAGTGAGCACGAAGGAGCAGGGACATCCGCCGCGGGGTGTGAACCAGTGCCTGGAACGGCTTGCAGGGCTGCCGTGGGTCTGCCTTGCTTCGAGTGAGGGGTTCGTGAACACCGGGGAACGATGGCGGGTGAAGCCGGGCGGCACACCGCACACGAACGAGATACTGGTCCTGTGTGGCGACGGCAACAAGGCACAGCAGATCCGCCTCACCACCACGTGCACAACGCCCCAGGAGCGCCAGTGGTGTCTGGAGCAACTGAAGGGCATGTTCTGA
- a CDS encoding zinc-ribbon domain-containing protein: MRRTCLAALVVLCSLGSVIAQEMPRYPNVKIMVVIPEKDYEKFIFPFFWQPLDFYVDRTFPTNAAEEEITKAFTDAGYIVVDQQQYAAQRYSSEFAEAMKDPTGLKARQLTSIYGADILVIGQAFSEKGRQVGGTTTARARVEARAVVTRGTPQIIAVDGRNGGGADPSRIIAGKVALESTARLVAPYLVNRVAETVGGPKAKEQEALGPQPTRVAILPFDFRAQYGRTPPWLEAALPDLLAAELYKAAQFDLVDRTHTDRIIAEQGFNLSGLVSNPGEVRTLGTLAAADYLLFCRVTEFAEKTVRRDTGDWGVKYPISFDETRAIVNVHVTFVNAATGIRVGDADCRGEAVGLQMRTSRDWGWLEGEADKSAAGRACREAICKVVEASLTSIPLMAVCPHCNAQLVAQAKFCHKCGSRLEVADPNCTGCGKRLPVGANFCPYCGTPRKASSGDNSAVPTR, translated from the coding sequence ATGCGCCGGACCTGTCTTGCCGCACTTGTCGTGCTTTGCTCGCTGGGCAGTGTCATCGCGCAGGAGATGCCTCGGTACCCCAATGTCAAGATCATGGTCGTGATTCCAGAGAAGGACTACGAGAAGTTCATTTTCCCCTTCTTCTGGCAACCACTGGACTTCTATGTCGACCGCACGTTTCCGACTAATGCAGCCGAGGAGGAGATCACGAAGGCCTTCACGGATGCCGGCTACATCGTTGTCGACCAGCAGCAATACGCTGCCCAGAGATACAGCAGTGAATTTGCCGAAGCCATGAAGGATCCCACGGGACTCAAGGCCAGACAGCTCACCTCGATCTATGGTGCCGACATTCTCGTGATTGGCCAAGCTTTCAGCGAGAAGGGCAGACAGGTCGGCGGCACCACCACGGCCCGGGCACGCGTCGAGGCGCGCGCCGTGGTCACGCGAGGGACGCCTCAGATAATTGCCGTGGATGGGCGCAATGGTGGGGGAGCGGATCCGAGTCGCATCATCGCAGGCAAAGTTGCCCTCGAGAGCACGGCGCGTCTGGTGGCCCCGTATCTCGTGAACCGCGTGGCGGAAACCGTGGGCGGGCCGAAGGCGAAGGAGCAGGAAGCATTGGGGCCGCAACCGACACGGGTGGCCATCTTGCCCTTCGACTTCCGCGCCCAGTACGGTCGCACGCCACCGTGGCTCGAAGCCGCCTTGCCCGACCTGCTCGCCGCGGAACTGTACAAGGCCGCCCAGTTCGATCTCGTGGACCGCACTCACACAGACCGCATCATTGCCGAACAGGGGTTCAATCTCTCGGGCCTGGTGAGCAACCCGGGTGAAGTGCGCACTCTGGGCACTCTGGCGGCCGCCGACTACCTGTTATTCTGCCGGGTTACGGAGTTTGCCGAGAAGACCGTCCGGCGCGATACCGGCGACTGGGGAGTCAAATACCCTATCAGCTTCGACGAGACGCGAGCGATCGTGAACGTTCACGTCACTTTCGTCAACGCCGCGACCGGGATCAGGGTCGGCGACGCAGACTGCCGCGGCGAAGCAGTAGGCCTTCAGATGCGCACTTCCCGAGATTGGGGTTGGCTGGAGGGAGAAGCGGACAAGAGTGCAGCCGGGCGCGCCTGCCGAGAGGCCATCTGCAAGGTGGTCGAGGCCTCTCTCACGTCGATCCCGCTCATGGCCGTTTGCCCGCACTGCAACGCACAACTTGTGGCCCAGGCGAAGTTCTGCCACAAATGCGGATCGCGCCTTGAGGTTGCGGATCCGAACTGCACAGGCTGCGGCAAGCGTCTGCCCGTGGGCGCCAACTTCTGCCCGTACTGCGGAACCCCGCGCAAAGCCTCGTCTGGAGACAACAGTGCCGTCCCGACGAGGTGA
- a CDS encoding ISAs1 family transposase: protein MGREIPPTSFAGLRTKVLRCELVCDALGIQRLTTPDSATLHRIFRHLDVGAFEQVLGEWLCARGLKEGEAIALDGKTLRGIHGDQVPGVHLVAAFSHCSGIVLTQEAAPGKGQELAAVKAVLARLDLQGHVVTGDALLAQRSLCRQVVKKGALPVASEGEPTDAV, encoded by the coding sequence TTGGGCCGTGAGATCCCGCCAACGTCCTTCGCTGGCCTGCGCACCAAGGTTCTTCGCTGCGAACTGGTGTGCGATGCATTGGGGATCCAGCGGCTGACGACCCCGGACTCGGCGACGCTGCATCGCATCTTCCGTCATCTGGATGTGGGAGCGTTTGAGCAGGTGCTGGGCGAGTGGCTGTGCGCGCGGGGCTTGAAGGAGGGCGAAGCGATTGCCCTCGATGGCAAGACGCTTCGTGGCATTCATGGGGATCAGGTGCCCGGAGTGCATCTGGTGGCGGCGTTCAGCCATTGCAGCGGGATCGTGCTGACCCAGGAGGCGGCGCCCGGCAAGGGACAGGAGTTGGCGGCGGTCAAGGCCGTACTGGCGCGTTTGGACCTGCAGGGGCACGTGGTGACCGGAGACGCGCTATTGGCGCAACGGAGCCTGTGTCGGCAAGTGGTGAAAAAAGGGGCACTACCTGTTGCGAGTGAAGGCGAACCAACCGACGCTGTATGA